The segment TCCAAAAGTGATGATCAGGCAACCGGTGGAATCAAAATGATTCCAATCACTACTCCAATTGGCAAATTCAATGTCTGGACAAAACGTGTTGGTAACAATCCCAAAATAAAAGTCCTTTTATTACATGGCGGTCCGGGCGGAACGCACGAATTCTTTGAAAGTTTTGATGGCTATTTCCCTAATGAAAGCATTGAATACATTTATTACGACCAATTAGGTTCCTACTACAGCGACCAGCCTACTGACAATAGTTTATGGACGATTGACCGCTTTGTTGATGAAGTTGAACAAGTGCGCAAAGCATTGAAATTAGACAATTCTAACTTCTATTTAATGGGACAATCCTGGGGCGGAATCCTTGCCATGGAATACGCTTTAAAATATCAGAAGAACTTAAAAGGATTAGTCATTGCTAATATGATGGCAAGTGCTCCGGCTTATAACAAATATGCTGAAGATGTTCTGGGACCAATGCTTCCTAAAGAAGTATTTGCACAAATCAAAGAGTTTGAAGCAAAGAAGGATTATACAAATCCAAAATACATGGAATTGTTGTATAAATATTATTATTCAGAACACATATTGAGAAAACCTGTTGAACAATGGCCGGAATCTATAAACCGTGCTTTCAAGCATTTAAATCCGGATGTGTATGTGTTTATGCAAGGTCCAAGTGAATTCGGAATTACAGGTGATGCTACTTTAAAAGATTGGGATATCACTTCAAAACTAAAAACGCTTACGATTCCAACCTTGGTTATCGGCGCAAAATATGATACGATGGATCCAAAACATATGGAATGGATATCCAAAGAAGTCCAAAACGGGCGCTTTTTATATTGTCCAAACGGAAGCCATTGTTCGCAGTACGATGATCAGGAACATTATTTTCCGGGTGTAATTTCCTTTTTGAAAGATGTCGACAGCGGCAATTTTAAAAAATCATAATGCTTACTAATCTCATTCACAGCAAAGCTTCCTGCCATTTTTCAGGAAGCTTTTTGCATTCCGTTTATACCAAAAATTCATAATAGTTTATTAAATAGGTTATTAACAATCCTCATTTTTAAATAGTTAATAATTAATTATGTTAATTTTTAACAATTGTTTAATAATGGGTAATTTTATTTCATTAACCAATAAAACTTTTAATTATGAATGTAAAAAACTTTATTGTCGGCGGAATTGTAGGTGGTATTGTAGACTTCTTATTAGGATGGGTAGTTTACGGAATGCTGCTTAAAGACACTTTTCCAAAAAGCGCATGTGATGGTCCAGCAGAAAACATGCTGTTTATTTTCTTGGGATGCATGTCTTTCGGATTTTTAATCTCCTGGGTTTTTTCACAAGGTGAAGGAATTTCAAACATGGCTGCCGGAATTAAAATGGCACTTGGTATTTCCGTTCTAATGGGAATGTGCAGTTGGTTCTTCATGAATATGACACAAGAAACCATTGACGTTAAACTAATGGCAATTGACATAGTTGCCGGAATGGTATTGGCTACAGGTGTTGGTGCTGCCGTTGCAATGGTCAATGGAAAAATGAAGTAGTACATAATAATTTTCATAGTGTGAAAACGTCCGGGATTAAGTTCTCGGGCGTTTTTTGTTTGCCTAAATGTGTGAATTATACAATTAAATAAAATTATTATAGAAGTTTAGGTTATTTAAAAGAATAACCTTTGAGGTTGCCTTATACAACAAAAAAGGCTAACTAATTTTAAATAAAAAATCATGAATCTTAAAAGAATATTTGGAGCCTTACTTACCTTACTTGGAATCATAAGTCTTATTTATGCAGCACAGGTTTTCCTGACAGCAACAGAAAGCACAAGAGATATTAAAACACTTATTATCTATGGTGCCTTAGGCATAATTTTCTTTGCATCAGGTATCAGTTTAGTGCGTACTACAAAGGATGAATCGTAGGATATAAAAAGCATATCTCTTGTCTTTTATATTACGATACGAAAATAAAAAATCATTTACTCAATTATGGGATAATAACCATTTTAAAGAGACTACCTTTAACAGATAATTATATCATGAATAAAACCATTTTTGTGAAATTGTTATATAATATATACCTAAACAAAAATCATGGATACTTCAGAAATTGAAAAATCTAAATCGCACATTATCGTTGAAATTATTCAATACATACCCAACGCCGTGGTAAGCAAAACTATTATCAAAAAAACGACGGGTAATATTACTGCCTCCTCATTTGATGCCGGCGAAGAGCTTGCCGAAAAAACATCTCCTTATGATAATTACATTCAAATTATTCACGGAGCGGCAGAGATTATCATTAAAAACCAAAAACACAAACTTGGATTAGGAGAAGGTATTATAATTCCGGCTCATGCGCGCCATAGTTTCAATGCCAACGAACAATTCAAAATGATTTCCACTATCATTAAAAGTGGTTATGAAGATTAAATAGTAATCTTCATAATTATATTGTTGCTGAAAAATTTCATTGCAAATGAAAAAAAGGTAAAACTCCGAGTTTAATGTTGGGAGCACACTAAAGTGCTTTTCAAATGAACTTCAAAAAAATGAAACTCTACGTTAAGTATATGGTTAGTCTGCGTTGTAAAATGTTAGTCAAGGAAGAATTAAAAAATTTAGGACTACATCATACTTCTGTTGAGCTTGGTGTGGTCGAAATAATGGAAGATCTTAGCAACGAACAACGAGCCAAATTAAAAGCTGCTTTATTGGAATCGGGTTTAGAATTGATGGACGATAAAAAGGCTATGCTGATTGAAAAAATAAAAATTGTCATCACTGAGATGATCCATTACAATGATGAGTTGCCCAAAGTAAACTACTCCGAATACATCAGCAAAATGATGGACTATGATTACACTTATCTGGCCAATATCTTCTCTGAAGTTAAAGGGGTTACCATCGAACACTATATCATTGCCCACAAAATAGAAAAAGTAAAAGAACTGCTGCTCTATGATGAACTCAACCTCACCGAGATATCATACCGAATGAATTACAGTAGTGTCTCGCATTTATCCACCCAATTTAAAAAAGTAACAGGACTAACACCTACCTTTTTCAAAAACCTTAAAGACAAAAAGCGTATCAACTTAGATGATGTGTGAATTATATCATTTAATTCCAATATTATACAATAGGTATTTGATTTAAAAACACACCTTTGACTAAACAGTCTAAACAAACTATTTTGAAACTCTACATAAAATACATGGTCAGTAACCGCTGCAAAATGATGGTTAAAGACGAACTCAAAAAATTAGGTCTTCACTTTATCATTGTAGATTTGGGTGTGGTAGAGATCATGGAAGACATTTCTGAAGAAAAGAAAGCACTATTAAAAGCGAACTTGTTTGAATCCGGTTTAGAACTGATGGATGACAAAAGAGCAATAATGATTGAAAAGATAAAAAATGTAATCATCGAAATGATTCACTATGCTGATGAGCCTATCAAAATAACTTTTTCGGAGCATTTGAGTGAAAAATTAAATCAAAATTATACCTATCTCGCCAACTTGTTTTCAGAAGTACAAGGCACTACCATAGAGCAATTTTTGATTTTACACAAAGTAGAACGCATCAAAGAATTGATTATTTATGATGAGCTGAATATTACTGAAATTGCCTGGAAAATGAACTACAGCAGTGTGGCACATTTATCCACTCAATTCAAAAAAGTAACCGGCTTATCGCCTTCCCATTTCAAAGCATTAAAAGACAAAAGAAGAAGCCCCATTGAAGAATTGGGTAATTAATCTTAATATAAAACCTATGAACAAAACCGAACTATCGGAAACTTTACCTGACAATCCAACGGATTTGTTTTTTGAAATGTTTGAAAACAGCGCTATTGGTATGACTTTTACCGATGCAAAAACGTCTCGCTTTCTCTATGTGAACAAATCGTTTCTGCATTGTTTTGGCTATACTAAAGCCGAAATCATGGGAAAAACGTCAACAGAATTGGGAATCATTGCACCTGAAATTCGCGAGAAAATAACTTTACAGTTAAAAAGCACCGAGGTTTTAGACAATATCGAAATCAGTCTCAAAAATAAAAAAGGAAAATCCTTTTGGTTTCTCATTTCCATTCAAGTCATGAAATTAGGTGAAACGGAATGCATACATACTTCCTTTATTGACATCACCGAACAAAAGAAAACTACGGCCGAACTGGTGGTTGCCAATAAAGAACTGGCTTTTCAAAATGCCGAAAAAGAAAAACGCGCCGCTGAATTAGCCATTGCCAATATAGAACTCGAACACCAAAACAGCGAAAAAGAAAAACGCGCAGAGGAATTACTCATCGCCAACAAAGAATTGGAATACCAAAACAAAATAAAAGAAAAACGGGCAGCCGAATTAATCATTGCCAACAAAGAATTATTATTTCAAACCGGAG is part of the Flavobacterium sangjuense genome and harbors:
- a CDS encoding proline iminopeptidase-family hydrolase is translated as MKIRTIVSSLLLIILFSGCKESKTEDTTKANYLDYSKSDDQATGGIKMIPITTPIGKFNVWTKRVGNNPKIKVLLLHGGPGGTHEFFESFDGYFPNESIEYIYYDQLGSYYSDQPTDNSLWTIDRFVDEVEQVRKALKLDNSNFYLMGQSWGGILAMEYALKYQKNLKGLVIANMMASAPAYNKYAEDVLGPMLPKEVFAQIKEFEAKKDYTNPKYMELLYKYYYSEHILRKPVEQWPESINRAFKHLNPDVYVFMQGPSEFGITGDATLKDWDITSKLKTLTIPTLVIGAKYDTMDPKHMEWISKEVQNGRFLYCPNGSHCSQYDDQEHYFPGVISFLKDVDSGNFKKS
- a CDS encoding cupin domain-containing protein encodes the protein MDTSEIEKSKSHIIVEIIQYIPNAVVSKTIIKKTTGNITASSFDAGEELAEKTSPYDNYIQIIHGAAEIIIKNQKHKLGLGEGIIIPAHARHSFNANEQFKMISTIIKSGYED
- a CDS encoding helix-turn-helix domain-containing protein — its product is MKLYVKYMVSLRCKMLVKEELKNLGLHHTSVELGVVEIMEDLSNEQRAKLKAALLESGLELMDDKKAMLIEKIKIVITEMIHYNDELPKVNYSEYISKMMDYDYTYLANIFSEVKGVTIEHYIIAHKIEKVKELLLYDELNLTEISYRMNYSSVSHLSTQFKKVTGLTPTFFKNLKDKKRINLDDV
- a CDS encoding helix-turn-helix domain-containing protein is translated as MVSNRCKMMVKDELKKLGLHFIIVDLGVVEIMEDISEEKKALLKANLFESGLELMDDKRAIMIEKIKNVIIEMIHYADEPIKITFSEHLSEKLNQNYTYLANLFSEVQGTTIEQFLILHKVERIKELIIYDELNITEIAWKMNYSSVAHLSTQFKKVTGLSPSHFKALKDKRRSPIEELGN